The DNA window CCCTAGTGATGCTGGCGATCTTCATGCAACCTTGGAAGAAAACTCAAACCATCGCCAATGCCATCCCGACAATGGATGAAAGCCGCTGATGTACCAACTTTACTACTCGCCGCGAAATGCCAGTGCCGCAGTGCACTGGCTACTGCACGATCTTAATGTGCCTTATGAATTGATCCGCGTTGATCGTAAACAGCAGCAACAAAAATCTGCTGAATACTTAAAGCTCAATCCATCAGGTCGCATTCCAACCTTGCTGATTGATGATCAACCCCTTAGCGAAACTGCTGCCATTCTTATCACCCTATGCGAGCGTCATCCTGAACAAGCCAAAATGCCGGCTTTAGTTAGCCCTGACAGATCCAAATTTTGGCAATGGATGATGTATCTCACCAACACATTGCAAAATGAGTTGATGGTTTACTTCTATCCGCATACTACCGATAGCAACGGAATTGAAGCCATCAAACAGGCACAAGTCGTGCGGTTAGCAGAGATTCTGACTCTCATCGACAGAGAGCTAAGCCACCATACCTATCTGGTTGGTGACACACTCACCGCCTGTGATTTCTTTCTTTTTCTGCTGGGTTATTGGTGTTTAGCCCTACCCCAACCGCTTACCGAGTATCCTAACTTAACGCGTTTTATGCGCTTAATGGCGAAACACCCAAGTATCACTGCAGTCAATGATATTGAGCAGTTTGATCTCGATTGCGACATTTTCACCTTTATCGACTAATCTTAGGAGCGTGACCCGCTCCTTTGTACCTATCATTGAACCTTTCAAATTTGCGATATATAGCGGCATTAACTCCCTAAATTAATAACAAAAATCACGATTAAAATTTTTACACTCGCTATTTTTACAATATCCATTTAATTCATATGGATTTATTGTCAATTATAAAAATAGTCTTATTTTCCAACAAATTGGTGTCAGTAAATATTACATACGGTCGAAATAACACTATCTAAGTCATTGATTTTTCGTTCTGGCACGACCGATGCAAGATTGGAAGCGAAATCACATTAATGTGAAACTACAAATCCAATAACTACATGGGAGTTATTCAATTGAAAGCAGTGATTCGTTTTATTCTGGTAAGCACATTTTTTATATCGAGTTTTGCCCAAGCAAGCTACATCACTACCGGTACGCTATATCAAACCGCGCTAGGAACAACGATTGATTATTGGTATTTCTACGTTGATTCAAGCGATACCGTCACCATCAACTTGTTAAGTTACAGCAACGCTACCAGTTGGTGGGGTCGCAATTCAACAACCGCACTGGATTCAGTATTCAACCTTTACTCATACGATGGCTCAATCGATACTTCTGATCTGATCGCCACCAACGATGACGTCAATTACTACAACTACGATGCGTACAGTGATGGCAGTTCCACCAGCTATGACTCATATTTATCGGTTTACCTTACCGCGGGTGTCTATGTGTTACTGGTCAGTGACTACGATTCAAGCTCAAACTTAAGCAATTTCGATATTGCTTCCGGAATCAACTTTGGTGATAGCTTGTTAAATAGTCAGACATACGCTGATTACCAACTTACTTGGAGCAGCAACGTTAGTTTTGAAGACAACAGCAGCGACGATGACAACAGTGGTGGTAGTGGCGATTCGGATCAAACCGAAGTACCAGAACCACCTACCTTATCGCTATTTTTGGTTGGATTATTGGGCTTGTATAAAGTGCGCAATAAATTCAAATGGCTGGGTTAGTCACATTTGGTCTCGTCGGCAAAGAGCACTATCGCTTTTTGCCGACCCAGTATCACTTTGAATTCTATAAAGACGAAAGTACGGTCGCTAAATGGTCTTGATAACGAGCAGTATCACCCTCAAGATCAAGATTCTTCACCACGTCATAAGCGGCAAATCCAGCAAGGGACGTAAAGCCATTAAACTGATAGGCTTTATGCACCCACATAAAGAGTTCGTCAATCGTTTTACCTGCAAAAAACTCATCACTATTGAAAGAGTTAGACGGGGCATTTAGGGTGACAGATAGGAGTACGTGTTTCCCTTGCGCTAAACCGCCTGAGCCATATTTCTTACTCGGATCAGTTCGCGTACGACCATCATTTTCAGCCAATTTTGTTCCTAGACCAGCGTTAAACACTTCATCAATGTATTTCTTAAATGTCCAAGGAGTCGACATCCAATAAAGAGGCGTTTGGATAATCACCACATCAGCCCAAACATGTTTATCGACCTCTTCTTCAATATCGTATCCAAGGTCAATCGTCGTTGTCGCGATTTGATAGCCCAGCTCAGTCAGTTGATCCGTAGCAACTTGCGCAAAATGATGATTGAGTTTGCCCTCCGCCCAACCTTCATATTTTTGATGAGCATTAATAATAAGTGCCTTTTTCATATCATTGTCCCTTTAATTATTCGTTTAAACCGCTTGATGTAAGGTTGTATTAAGTAGATTGGCACCATCATAATTATTTAATGCATTGGATAAAATAGTACATTTATGTATACACTATCCACATTAATGAACAATATTATTAGATGATATGGACCATTTACAATCCCTTAAAGTCTTCAAACAAGTCGTAGAACAAGGCGCGTTCAACAAAGCCGCAGAGCGACTAGGAATGCCAACATCGACGGTTAGCAAAGCGATTATGGATTTGGAAGAGCATTTGCGGGTGAAGTTGTTACACCGAACAACACGCAAGATAACAGTGACGCAGGAAGGCTTAGAGTACTATGAGAAAACTCAGAAAGTACTGACCGAACTACAAGCGATTGATGCGGAAATATCGGGAAACAAGTCAACCCCCCAAGGGCATTTACGCATCGACTGCCAAGTAGCCTTCGCCAACTATATGCTGATTCCTAAACTCAAACAGTTTCAAGATGCATTTCCCA is part of the Vibrio porteresiae DSM 19223 genome and encodes:
- a CDS encoding glutathione S-transferase family protein — translated: MYQLYYSPRNASAAVHWLLHDLNVPYELIRVDRKQQQQKSAEYLKLNPSGRIPTLLIDDQPLSETAAILITLCERHPEQAKMPALVSPDRSKFWQWMMYLTNTLQNELMVYFYPHTTDSNGIEAIKQAQVVRLAEILTLIDRELSHHTYLVGDTLTACDFFLFLLGYWCLALPQPLTEYPNLTRFMRLMAKHPSITAVNDIEQFDLDCDIFTFID
- a CDS encoding DVUA0089 family protein → MIRFILVSTFFISSFAQASYITTGTLYQTALGTTIDYWYFYVDSSDTVTINLLSYSNATSWWGRNSTTALDSVFNLYSYDGSIDTSDLIATNDDVNYYNYDAYSDGSSTSYDSYLSVYLTAGVYVLLVSDYDSSSNLSNFDIASGINFGDSLLNSQTYADYQLTWSSNVSFEDNSSDDDNSGGSGDSDQTEVPEPPTLSLFLVGLLGLYKVRNKFKWLG
- a CDS encoding NAD(P)H-dependent oxidoreductase, coding for MKKALIINAHQKYEGWAEGKLNHHFAQVATDQLTELGYQIATTTIDLGYDIEEEVDKHVWADVVIIQTPLYWMSTPWTFKKYIDEVFNAGLGTKLAENDGRTRTDPSKKYGSGGLAQGKHVLLSVTLNAPSNSFNSDEFFAGKTIDELFMWVHKAYQFNGFTSLAGFAAYDVVKNLDLEGDTARYQDHLATVLSSL